The DNA region GATTTTTGGCGGCTTCCTCCTGATCCTTGACCGGAGCTTTGTCCAGCAGTCTGGCGATCATGGTGGCGAGCATCTCCACATGGGCCAGTTCTTCCGTGCCGGTGTCCAGCAACAGGTCCCGATACTTGGAATGGGCTTTGCTCCTCAGATTCCAACCTTGGAACAAATACTGCATCGCCACGGTGATTTCCCCGAACTGCCCGCCCAGGATTTCCTGCAACTTCTTGGCAAAAATCGGATCCGGTCTTTCCGGCTTGGCTTCGAATTGCAGCTCCTTGACATGAAAAAACACGGCATTCCCTCCCGGAAGGTCATGTTGACCATATGGTATCGGGCGGGTGCCCGGATGGTGCTTGTTCGTAGAAAAGGTTGGACGGGCATTCACGGGGAGAGCCGTGTTGCTGTGACCAAAAAAGTTTGATCAAGTCGCGGGATCGATAAAAATCTATCATCAATAAACATAATAATATTTCTAATGTTAAAATAATAATAGATTTTATGCAGGAAAGGAGATGTGAATTTGAGGAATTTCAGATATTGGCTTCCTGTTGTGTTGTCCATGATTCTTTCCTTCACCGTTTTTCCCCTCCCGCGTTCGGCGGACGCCGCACCCAATTTTTCCATGCCGTTTCCGTGCAACCAGACGTGGGTCGGGGAGACGCGGACCAATCACAATCCGACGTATGCGGTGGATTTGAACCGGGCCAATGACCTCGGAGATCCCGTGGTGGCATCGGCTGCCGGGAAGGTGATCACGGTTCGGGATCTGGGCAACACCAGCTACGGCAAGTACGTGGTGATTGATCACGGCGGAGGCTGGACCACTTGGTATGCCCATCTCCAATCGTTCAGTGTTTCCGTCGGTCAAAGCGTGAAAAAGGGACAAAAAATCGGAGCGGTGGGAAGCAGCGGAGGATCGACCGGGCCGCACCTGCACTATGAACAACGGCTCAACGGAACCGTTCAGAAAATCAAGTGGGAAGGAACTCAAATCCTGTATTACGGTCAAAAGAATTATACCAGCAAGAACAGTTGCGGCAGCAGCACCGTAACCGGTACGGTCAAAACAACCAGCGGTGCTCCGCTCAACATCCGCTCGGGCCCGGGCACCAGCTACAGCGTGGTGGGGCAGGTGGCCAACGGTGCCACGGTCACCATCCAGTGTCAGGTTCGGGGTGAAACCGTGACCGGCACGTTCGGGACCAGCAATCTGTGGAACCGGATCGGCAGCGGAAAATATGTTGCCGATGCATATGTCTACACCGGGTCGGACGGGCAAGTGGCCCCCACCTGTAAATGACGGAATCATCCGAACGGAAACCTCCGGGAAAACTCTGTTTTTTCCCGGAGGTTTTTCTTGTTTCAAGCCTCCTCCTCGAAGAAGGAATTCTCTGTGCAAAACCGAATGACAATGCACACAACAAATCGGGGGAGGGGCAGGCATGGACCAAGTGGTGGATGGGCCGGCACGTCACAAAGATCATTCGGATCACCCGGCCGGGGCGGAGATGGTACGATTGCTGCAATTACTTCGCGTTGAGAAAGGGAACCGGGTGTTGGAGATCGGTGGAACGGAGTGGACGTCCATGCTCTTGTCTGCCATGGTTGAACCGGAAGGACGGGTGGATCCCCTTCAGGCGGATCCGCCATTGGAGGAGATGGCTGACATCCGGTTTGAACCCGCGGAAGACTCCCCGGGATTTCCGGAAGAAGCCTCCTATGACCGGATCATTTCATGGTCGGGGCTGGACCGTTTGCCGGACGCATGGACAGAGCATTTGGCAGAGGGCGGGGTGTTGGTGGCTCCGTTTTCGGTGTTGCCCCTCCCGGACTCTCAGGTGGTTTGCCGGTTTGTGAAGGAAAACCGGAAGCTGACGGACGGAGACGTGTGGGAAGGCTCACGGTCGGCGGAGTCTGCTTCGGCGCGGAACGGCGTCATGTGGAAGACGGGCGAAAGGGAAGGGCAGGCCTGGGCCGGCGCGGACTGGATGAAGGGGCGCAAGCCGGAACGTTGGGGACAGCGTTTCCGCACGGCGCAGGGGGTGCCGTCACCGGTCAGGGAAACGGCGGCGTCGATTCGCCCGTTCCTGTTGGCCACGGCACCGGAAGGGCTCACCACGGCCCATCACCCGGTGATCGGTCGGTGCATCGGTTACAGCAGTGCGGACGGATTTGCACTGGCCGCCTTGCATGAACGGGTTTGGCTGGTCTCCGATGATCGGCACGGGCGAGTCCTTCGTCAGTGGTGGGACGAGTGGGGGCGGCGCGGGAAGCCGGATTACAAGGATCTGCGGGCAAGCGTGTCCGGCGGACGGGTGAGGGTTGTGCTCAGAAGGTGAAAGCGACCGTCCCTTCCATCGAACTCCGCGGCCGAAGCGTTCCAAGCGCCGGGAGAGGATCACGCGGAGGATGCGGAAGATCGCCCGAAAAGGTACTCTGGAAATGTGGTTGATCGATGAAAGGCAACACGGAACGGGAGGGTTTCCGCATGAAGCGTGTGTTTTGCGTGGGAGAGTTGCTCATCGATTGGGTATGCACCGAACACGGGGTGTCGTTGGCGGAAGGAAGCCGCTTCGAGAAAAAAGCGGGCGGCGCGCCGGCCAATGTGGCAGCCGCCGTGGCCAGGTTGGGAGGGGAAGCGGTGTTCATGGGACGGGTGGGGGAAGATCCCTTCGGAGATTTTCTGGTGAACACCTTGCGAAAAGAACGGGTGGACGTGTCGATGATCGACCGGGGAGGATCCACCACATTTGCCTTTGTTTCCCTCAAAGCGGACGGAGAACGGGATTTCGTGTTCTGCCGCGGGGCGGACGGTGAGTATTCCCTTGACCGGATCGACCTTTCCCGGTTGCGGTCGGGAGACATATTGCACTTCGGCTCCGCCACGGCCTGGTTGCCCGGAGAGCTTCGCGTCACGGTGTTTCAATTGCTTTCGATCGCCCGGGATCGGGGAATGTTCATCTCGTTTGATCCCAATCACCGCGATGCCCTGATTCATGATTTGGAATCATTCAGGCGGGATTGTCTTCATTTCCTGGAACATGCCCGGTTTGTGAAGATGAGCGAAGAGGAGGCCATGCTTGTCTCCGGCGTGAAGGATCCGATGGTCGCGGTAAACGTGCTGATGCGGCACGGTCCGGACGTGTTGTGTGTCACCATGGGAGCATCCGGAACGCTTTTGGCGACCCGGGAGCGGATGGAGTTGGTTCCGTCGGTACGGGTGAAGCAGGTGGATTCCACCGGCGCGGGAGACGCGTTTGTCGGTGCGATGCTGTACCGGTTTGCCGGGGAAGAGCGGTTGGAAGAAGCATTGGGCCATCATGGGAAATTGGCGGAATTTGTCCGGTTTGCCAACCGCGCCGGGGCGGCGGCGTGTACGGGCTACGGGGCCATCGCTTCCCTGCCGACGTTGGAGCAGGTTTTGTCATTGTGAAGAGGGAGCATGCCGCACATTTCCGTGAAAAGAGAGATGACACGAAAAGGACCGCATCATCCCGGACGGCCCGGTTCGGGACGGATGCGGTCTTTTGCCTCTTTCGGGAGGGTTCGTCAGATCGTCCAGCGGATGAGCGTGCTGGTGTGGACGAAACCGCCGCCGAATCCTGACAGCAGGACGAGGTCGCCGCGCTTCAGCTTGCCTGCGTCCATCCCGTCCTTCAGGGCAAGCGGAATGGAAGCCGATGAGGTGTTTCCGTACCGCGTTGCGCTGAACAACACCTTTTCCATGGGGATCCCGATGCGGCTGCAGACCGCTTCGATGATGCGGATGTTGGCACTGTGCGGCACGAACAGGTCCAAATCTCCCGGGGTGAGGCCTTCCTCTGCCAAGAGGGGCGGAATCTCCCGCACCAGGGTATGGACGGCGATTTTGAACACTTCCCGCCCGTTTTGCACCAGTTTTCCGTTGCGGAGGATCGGTTTGCCGCCGATGCGATCGGCGATTCCGGAGCAATAGAGGTGAATGCCGGCCGAACCGTCCGTGGTGGAGACGGAGCGGATGAAGGAAGGCTCCTTGGAGTCGTGTTCCACCAGGACCGCACCGGCGGCATCGCCGAACAGAATGCAGGTGGTGCGGTCCGTGTAATCGGTGATTTTGGACAGCGTTTCCGCGCCGATGACCAATACTTTGCGGCATTGTTCCGACGTGATCAACGCATTGGCCATATTGAGTCCGTGGACAAATCCGGCACAGGCCGCCGAGATGTCGATCGCACCGGCTGTCCGGGAAAGACCGAGGCGGTGGTGGACCTGACTGGCCACGCTGGGGAACGGCGCATCGGGAGTGGCGGTGGACACGATGACAAAATCGATGTCCGCCAAACGTACCTGGTGTCTCTCCACCAGGTTTTCCACGGCTTTGACACACAGATCCGACGTGAATTCGTCGTTGGCGGCGATTCGACGTTCATGGATGCCGGTTCGTTGCACGATCCATTCATCCGAGGTTTCCACCAACCGTTCCAGGTCTCGATTGGTCAGCACGCGTTCGGGAACATGGGTCCCGATGGCGGAAATGCGGGCTTGGGAAACGGGAATCGCGGAAGTCACGGGGCATTCCTCCTTGCATGAATGGGGATCAAGGAAAAATGTGGAAGAGTTTGTGATCAACATTTAGAACCAGGTCATAATAATGGGTTTCAATCATTCTATTCCGGTTTTCGCCGGGTGTCAATCGATGATTTCGAAATGTTTCGAGACAAGAAAAAATATTTGACAAAAAGTTGAAACGTGTTAATATGGACACGAAAGTATTAATCAATCACAAGTTCATATGGAAAGTCCACTGGGGGGGCCTTTAGTGAAAGGCTGAGATTAAAGTGTTACTTTAAGACCCTTGGAACCTGATCTGGATCATACCAGCGTAGGGAAGTGGCGGAAGGCACGTTTTTCGGGTGCCGGATTGTGCATATCGACCGCTCACCGCTTTCTTCCCCGTGAAGAAAGCGGTTTTTGTTTGTCTGGGTGATCCCGGAAGGTCGGTGGGCCGAGAAGAGAAAAGGGGGATCTGTTGTTGACATTCAGCGAACGGCTCAGACGGGAAGCGGATCCGGTGTGGCAAGCCAGTTTCGAGCATCCTTTCGTGAAGGGAATCGCGGACGGCAGCTTGCCGATGGCTTGTTTCCGTCACTATGTGCTCCAGGATTCCTACTATCTTTCCCACTTCGCCCGTGTGCAGGCCATCGGGGCGACCAAAGCGGATTCGCTCCCGGAAACGGCGAGAATGGCCCTTCACGCTCAGCGCACCTGTGACGCCGAGCTGTCCCTCCATCGGCGCTTCATGAATCGTTTGAACATCACGGAGCAGGAAAAAGAAACGTTCGAACCTGCCCCCACGGCATACGCATACACGTCCCATCTGTATCGTGCCGCATGGACGGGGGAGTACGGAGACGTCATTGCCGCCATTCTTCCGTGTTATTGGCTGTACATGGAGATCGGGGAAAGGCTGAAAGGGAAAGAGCCGGATGAGCCGATCTACCGGGAGTGGATCTCCGCCTACGGCAGCGACTGGTTCCGTCAGCTGGTGGAGGAGCAGATCCGCTGTCTGAACCGGATTGCCGATCGGGCTTCGGAAGCGACCCGAAACCGGATGAGAGATCACTTCCTGATCAGCAGCCGGTATGAATGGATGTTCTGGGAAATGGCGTGGCGCCTGGAATCGTGGCCGGCGGATGCCGCGCGCGGAAAAATCGGGTGAGTTCTGTTCGGAATGTTGGGAGGAGGGCGAAGACTTTGAACAAAGGACTGAAGCTGACGGACATTCTCGTGACGGTTGTCATTTCCGTCGTGTTCGGCGTGGTGTACAAGCTGTGGGGACCGCTGTATTACGCGGTCAAGCCGTTCGGGCTCCATCTGGACCAGTTTCTCTACGGCATGTGGTTCATCGCCGCGGCGGTGGCGTTTCTGATCATCCGCAAACCGGGAGTGGCCGTCTTGGCGGAGATGGCCGCTGCTTCCGGGGAATTGATCATGGGATCGGAGTGGGGGCTGGAAACGATGATCTACGGACTGGTGCAAGGTCTGTTCGCCGAATTGATCTTTGCCCTGTTCCGGTACAAGCGGTACGACTTGCCGGTGTTGTTTTTGGCCGCGGCCGCTTCCACCGTCGGGTCCCTGATCATGGATTTCTGGAAAGGGTACATCGATGAACTGGCGGCTTGGAACCTGACGCTGTATATCGGAATGCGGCTGATCGGAGCGCTGGTGATCGCCGGCTGGTTCGCCCGCGTTCTGGTGAACGCGCTGGATGCGACCGGAGTGACCCGGCTGGTTCGCCCCGCTTCCCGGGAAGATTGGGACTCCCTGGACCGGGAGTGACGGAAGATGAAACCGGCACTTTCCGTCAAGGGGCTCAGGCTCAAGTTTCCGGGCAAAGAAGGACTTCTGTTCAAGGATCTGTCCGTGACGGTCCGACGGGGAGAGAAGGTTCTCTTTCTCGGGCCGTCCGGATGCGGGAAATCGACGCTGCTTCGGGTGATGTGCGGATTGATTCCCCGCGTCATCGATGTTCCGGCCAAGGCGGAAGAGCAACGGATTCCCGATTCGTGGGGCATGGTTTTTCAAGATCCGGACACCCAATTTTGCATGCCGTATGTGGATGAGGAAATCGCCTTTGTGCTGGAAAATCTGGGAGTTCCGCGGGAAGAGATGCCGGGGAGGATTCGCGATTTGCTTGAGCGGGTCGGTCTTCATCTCCCGGATCCCCATGTCCGGATCGGCACGCTCTCCGGGGGAATGAAGCAGCGGTTGGCCATCGCTTCCGTGCTGGCTCTGGAGCCCGACGTGCTGTTTCTGGACGAACCGACGTCCATGCTGGATCCTGAAGGGACGCGGGAAGTCTGGGAAGTGGTTCGCGAAGTGGCCCGTGACCGGACCGTGGTGATCGTGGAACACAAGATTGACCGGGTGCTGGATTTTGTCGACCGGATCCTGCTTTTCGATTCGCACGGACGCATCCTTGCGGACGGCCGGCCCGATGTCGTGTTGAAGCGCCACCGGGAAGAGATCCGCCATTTCGGCATCTGGCACCCCGGAGTCTGGGACGAATGGATGAGAGAAAATCCGGGGCGATTCGGCCGGAACGCGGAAAACCGGGAAGTGATTGTGCTCCGGGATTTCAGCGGATTCCGCCGGAAAGAGCCCCACATCCGGGTGGAAGCGGCGCAGGTGAGGGAAGGAGATTGGATCGCCGTCACCGGGGCAAACGGAGCGGGCAAAACCACTCTGCTCCTCGCCCTGATGCGCCTGATCCGCACCCGGGGGGAATGCCGCCTGCCCGGAATGTCCGGCGAGCGGGTCGCCGACTTGACCGGGCAAGTGAATCTGGTGTTTCAGAATCCCGAGCATCAGTTTGTCGAGCGGACCGTGTTTGATGAAATCGCGTTCGCGCTCCGGCGAAGCGGCGCTCCCGAAGAAGAAGTGAACCGCCGGGTGAATGAGCTGCTGGAGCTGTTCGGGCTTCACGGCAAGGAGATGCAACATCCGCACTTGTTGTCCACCGGAGAGAAGCGGCGACTCAGCGTCGCCACCGCCGTGGCGGTGAAACCAAGGGTGTTGCTGCTGGATGAACCGACGTTCGGCCTGGATGCGGCAAACACCTTCCGGCTGCTGGAGCTGTTGGAATCGATGCGAAGACAGGGAACCACCATTCTGATGGTGACACATGATGAGCGGATCATGGCGGACGCGGCCACGAGGATCTGGGTGATCCGAAGCGGCAGATTGGCGGAGGACAAAGTGCCGGGGGGATCGGCGGCATGGACGGACGGCCGGGGAAAGGAGGAAGCCGCATGCCTTTCGACGCGAATTTGAGGGAGACGTGGCTTCACCGGGCCAATCCCGCCGTGAAACTGATCCTGCTCACGATGATGATGTTGGGCACCTTGCTCATCCACAATCCCAATGTCCAGCTCTGGCTCTCGATGGGGACCCTGTTGTTGTTCGTCGGGTGGAGCGGCGCTCCGCTCCGGTGGATGGCGCTGATCCTGCTCTCACTGCTGTTTGTGGTCGTATCTTCTTCGCTGACGATGATCATGTTCGGCAAAGGGGAGACCGTCTGGTGGGAATGGGGCTGGATCCGCGTGTCCGAGGAAAGTTTTTACCGCGGGATTCACGTGGGATTCCGCTCCATGGCGTTCGCCTGTCTCGGCCTGGTGTTTTCGTTCACCACCCGGCCGGTGCTCCTCTTCTATTCGCTCATGCAGCAGCTGAAACTTCCGCCGAGGCTGGCTTACAGCATGATGGCGGCCATCCGGCTGATTCCGATGTTGGCCGAAGAGCTGCAGACGCTGCGCATGGCGTTCCGTGTGCGGGGAGTCGTGACGAAAGGCGGGCCGCTTTCCCTGCTGCGGGTGACCGTGAAGTATGCGGTGCCCCTGTTGTCCCAGGGGATCCGGCGCGCCGCCCGGATCGCCGTGGCGATGGAAGCGAAGCGGTTTTGCGAGGGGGGCCGGACGTATTATTACCGGACCGGCATCTCGGGACATGATCTGCTGTTGGCCGTGGTCTGCTTGGGAATGTTCGCGGCGGCGATGGCGGTCGGGAAGGAGTTCCCGGTGTGGCCGGTTCCGGATGTTCGGTCCGTGGACTGAAGCGGTGACGGAGGAGGAATGCGGGTGAAACGACCGGAGCTTCATGTGGTCACCACGGGGAGGCAGCCCGCCGAACGGGTCGTTCCTGTATTGGCGGAGATCTCGCCGCTGGTGGATCGGATTCATCTGCGGGAAAAAGCGCTCTCCGCCGGAGAGGTGTACCGAATGGCCGCTTCGTTGGCGGAGCGGGGCGTACCGCCGGAAAAAATCATCATCAATGACCGGGTGGACGTGGCGGTGGCCATCGGGGCGGGAGGCGTCCAGCTGGCGTGGCACAGCCTGCGGATGTCCGTCGTTCGCCGCGCGTTCCCCGGACTGCGGGCGGGCCGCTCCGTCCATTCGGAAAAAGAGGCGGACGAGGCCGTTCGTGACGGAGCCGATTGGCTCATCTACGGGCACGTGTTTCCCACCCGAAGCAAACCGGGCCTGTCGCCGCGGGGATTGGAAGAGCTGGGATCCATCATTCGCCGCCAACCGGTTCCGGTCATTGCCATCGGGGGGATCTTGCCGGAAAATGCCGGGCTCCCTCTTGAGGCGGGGGCGGCGGGCATCGCTGTCATGTCGGGCATTCTGGAGAGGCCCGATCCGGCGAAGGCGGCGTGGGAGTATGCCGCGATCCTGAACAGGTGGGTGAAAAAACATGGCACAAACCTTTGATGTCGCCGTCATCGGCGGAGGGGTGATGGGTTGCGGCATTGCCTGGAAATTGGCCGAACGCGGGCACAAGGTGGTTGTGCTCGAACGGGACCGCGTCGGCGCCAAGGCTTCTTCCGCGGCTGCCGGCATGTTGGGGGCCCAGGCGGAACTCACGGAAGACGGACCGCTGCTTCGGCTGGCCGTCAAGAGCCGCTCCATGTTTCCTGGACTGGCGGCGGAGCTGAAAGAGCTCTCGGGAATCGACATCCGCTTTGTCGACCGGGGGATGGTGAAAATCGCTTTGACGGCCGAGGAGGCGGAGGCGCTGCGGGATCAGGCCCTTCGCCACTGCGAAATGGGGCTGGAAGTGGCCTGGTTGGACGGGGAGCGCCTCCGGCAACGGGTCCCCGGTTTGTCTCCGCTGGTGCAAGGAGGAGTGTTTTTGCCGCGGGACGGTCAGGTGTCGGCACCGGACTTCACACGGGCACTCGCCCGAAGCGCCGTCAAGCGGGGAGCGATCATCCGCGAGCATGTGGAAGTGACGGGACTGGTGCTGGATGGAAACGCCGTCCGCGGAGTGAAAACCTTGACGGACGTGATTCATGCGGACCGGGTGGTGGTGGCTGCGGGAGCGTGGACCGGCGGAATGCTCGCCAAAGCGGGGGTTCACATCCCGACGGTTCCCGTCAAGGGAGAATGCTTTTCCGTGATGGCGGACACCACCTTCCTCGGGCACACGGTGTTTGCCGAAGGTTGTTACCTCGTTCCCAAAGAGGGAGGACGACTGGTGGTGGGGGCCACCATGGAACCCGGCACCTTTGACGAACGGATCTCTCTCGGGGGCCTGGCCGAATTGATGCAAAAAGCGATGCGCATTTTTCCCTCGATCCATTTGGCTTCCTGGGAGCGTGCGTGGAGCGGAATCCGCCCGCAGACTCCGGACGGCCTTCCGATTCTCGGCCGGCATCCGGAAATCGGGGGGCTCATCGTCGCCACCGGTCATTTCCGGAACGGAATCTTGCTGGCGCCCGTCACGGCGGAGATCGCGGCCGATTTGGCGGAGGACAAGCCGGTCCCGCCGTCATTGGAAGCGTTTCGCGTCGATCGGTGGAACAACGTGGAGGTGATGTCATGAATCTGCGCATCAACGGGGAGACGGTTCACATTCCGGAAGAAGTGACCACCGTGGAAGATCTGCTCGGTCACTTTTCCCTCGCGGGCAAAGTGGTGATCGTGGAGCGGAACGGCGAAGTGCTGGAGAAGGCGGACCATCCCCGGACGCGTCTTTCGGACGGAGACCGGATTGAAATCGTTCACTTTGTGGGAGGCGGTTGACATGTTGAAAATCGGACCATATACCTTCCGGTCCCGGCTGCTTCTGGGAACCGGCAAATACCCCGATCCGGATGTGCAAAAGCAGGCGGTGGAAGTCTCCGAAGCGGAGATTCTCACGTTTGCGGTCCGCCGCATGAATATCTGGCAACCGGATCAACCCAACTTGCTGGAACGGCTGGATCTGACCCGATACAAGCTGCTTCCCAACACCGCCGGGGCCAAGACGGCGGCCGAAGCGGTGAGAATCGCCAAGCTCGCCCGCGCGTCCGGGCTGTGCGACATGGTGAAAGTGGAAGTGATCGGCTGTGACAAAACGTTGTTGCCGGATCCGGTGGAGACGCTCCGTGCGACGGAAGAGCTGCTCAAAGAGGGCTTCATCGTGCTTCCTTACACTTCGGATGACGTGGTGCTGGCCCGGAGATTGCAGGAGTCGGGAGCGCACGCCGTGATGCCGGGCGCATCCCCGATCGGGTCCGGTCAGGGGATCGTCAATCCGCTCAATCTCAGCCTGATCATCGAACAGTCCACCGTGCCGGTCATCGTGGATGCGGGCATCGGTTCCCCCGCGGACGCCGCCTTGGCGATGGAATTGGGAGCGGACGGGGTGCTTTTGAACACCGCCGTTTCCTCGGCCAAAGATCCGGTCAAGATGGCGAGGGCGATGAAATTGGCCATCGAAGCGGGGCGACTCGGATATGAAGCCGGACGGATTCCCAAAAAGCGGTATGCCACGGCGAGCAGCCCCTCGGAAGGATGGAGCCCCGTTGGATGATCGGTACTCCAGACAAATCTTGTTTGCGCCCGTCGGGAAAAAAGGGCAGTCGCGGATCCGCCGGGCGCACGTGTTGGTCATCGGGGCGGGGGCGTTGGGCACCGCGATTTCGGACATGTTGGTGCGGGCCGGCGTCGGTCGGTTGACCCTGATGGACAGGGATTTCGTCGAGTGGAGCAATTTGCAACGACAATCCCTGTACACGGAAGAAGACGCCCGGAGCAGGCTGCCCAAGGTCGTGGCGGCCGAAAGGAGGCTCCGGCAGATCAACGCGGATGTCCGGATCGAAGCAAGGATTGCAGACGTGACGGCGGCGGAGCTGGATGAATGGGTGGCGGAAGCGGATGTGCTCATGGATGCGACGGACAATTTCGAGACGCGCCTCATCATGAACGATGCGGCTTGCAAGCATCGCAAACCTTGGATCTACGGGGCTTGTGTCGGCGGTTACGGGATGACGTTCACCATTCTCCCCGGCGAAACGCCGTGCCTCTCCTGTTTGATGGAAACGGTGCCCATGGGCGGGGCCACCTGCGATACCGCCGGCATCATCAGTCCGGCGGTTCAGATCGTGGCTTCCCATCAGGTGACCGAGGCACTGAAACTCCTGGTGGGGGACCGTGATTCGCTGCGCGGGACCCTGCTGGCCTTTGACTTGTGGGAAAACAGGCATCATGCCATGGATGTGTCACGACTGAAGAAAGAACAATGTCCGTCCTGCGGAGCCCGGGCCGTCCACCCCTATCTGGATCGGAGCCGGCAGAACCGGACCACGGTCCTTTGCGGACGGGACAGTGTGCAGATCCGGCCGATGGAAGCGGGCCGGCGGGACTTGGAATCCCTTACGGAGTCGCTCATCCGTCAGGGCAAGGAAGTGATCAGCAATCCGTTCCTGGTTTCGTTCGTGGACGGATCGTTCCGGCTGACCGTGTTTCGCGACGGACGGGTCTTGGTTCACGGAACCCGGGATCCGGCCGTGGCGCGGAGCATTTGTCACCGTTATCTGGGATGAACGGAGGCGACAAACATGGCAGTTTTCAAGGCACTCACGATCGCCGGCTCGGACAGCGGAGGCGGCGCGGGAATTCAGGCCGACCTGAAAACGTTTCAGGAGCTGGAGGCTTTCGGCATGTCGGCCATCACGGCGATCACGGCTCAAAACACCCTCGGCGTGCAGGGAGTGTGGCCCCTCCCGGTGGAAGCGGTTGTCCGGCAAATCGACTCGGTGGCGGAAGACCTGAGCCCGGATGCGGTCAAGACAGGCATGTTGTTCTCGGCGGAAATCATTGACGCGGTGGCCGAACGGATTCGCGGATACGGCTGGAAGCAGTTGGTCGTCGATCCGGTGATGGTGGCGAAGGGAGGGGCTCCGCTCCTGCACCCCGATGCGGTCCAGGCCGTGATTCGCTCCCTGATTCCGCTGGCCGCCGTGGTGACTCCCAACATTCCCGAGGCCGAAGTTCTGACCGGGATGACCATCCGATCTCTCGATGACCGGAAGGAAGCGGCCAAACGGATCGTCTCGTTCGGGGCAAAGGCGGTGGTGGTGAAAGGAGGACACGGAGAAGAAGAAACGGTGATCGATCTTCTGTATGACGGATCCGTGTTTGTGGAATTCCATCATCCGCGGGTCAACACCAGACACACCCACGGAACGGGCTGCACGTTCGCCGCGGCCGTCACCGCCGGGCTGGCCAGGGGAAGCAACCTGACGGATGCCGTGGATCTGGCCGAGTCCTACATCCGCTCGGCCATTGAGGATGAATTGGGCATCGGCGGAGGTCATGGTCCGACCAATCACTGGGCATACCGGCGCAGGAAAGGAGCTTCCTGATGAAAGATGCGCTTCGGGACCGGCTGAGACTCTACTTCGTCGCGGGCAGCGTGAACGTGCGCAAAGATCCCGGCCGCGTGTTGGAAGCCGCCATCCGGGGAGGCATCACGATGTTCCAGTTTCGCGAAAAAGGCGAAAATGCGCTGGTTGACGGAGACAAACGGCGTCTGGCACTGGAATTGAAAGAGATTTGCCGTCGCTGCAAAATTCCGTTCATCGTCAACGACGACGTGGAACTGGCCCTGGAGGTGGACGCGGACGGTGTTCACGTGGGACAGGAAGATCTCCCGGCGGAAGAGGTGAGGAAACGGATCGGGGACAAGATTCTCGGTGTTTCCGCCCATGACGCGGAGGAAGCTCTGCAGGCCGTTCGGGCCGGAGCCGATTATCTCGGCGTGGGTCCGATGCATGGGACGCTGACCAAACGGGACATCCGGCCGGTTCGGGGGCCGGTGGTGATTGAGGAGATTCGGCGGGCAGGTGTTCGTCTGCCGATGGTCGGGATCGGCGGAATC from Staphylospora marina includes:
- the thiD gene encoding bifunctional hydroxymethylpyrimidine kinase/phosphomethylpyrimidine kinase, whose product is MAVFKALTIAGSDSGGGAGIQADLKTFQELEAFGMSAITAITAQNTLGVQGVWPLPVEAVVRQIDSVAEDLSPDAVKTGMLFSAEIIDAVAERIRGYGWKQLVVDPVMVAKGGAPLLHPDAVQAVIRSLIPLAAVVTPNIPEAEVLTGMTIRSLDDRKEAAKRIVSFGAKAVVVKGGHGEEETVIDLLYDGSVFVEFHHPRVNTRHTHGTGCTFAAAVTAGLARGSNLTDAVDLAESYIRSAIEDELGIGGGHGPTNHWAYRRRKGAS
- the thiE gene encoding thiamine phosphate synthase, with the protein product MKDALRDRLRLYFVAGSVNVRKDPGRVLEAAIRGGITMFQFREKGENALVDGDKRRLALELKEICRRCKIPFIVNDDVELALEVDADGVHVGQEDLPAEEVRKRIGDKILGVSAHDAEEALQAVRAGADYLGVGPMHGTLTKRDIRPVRGPVVIEEIRRAGVRLPMVGIGGIGPGRVEDVMKRGADGIAVISAVAGAEDPKMAARWLRAEVDRFVR